One Hordeum vulgare subsp. vulgare chromosome 4H, MorexV3_pseudomolecules_assembly, whole genome shotgun sequence DNA window includes the following coding sequences:
- the LOC123447383 gene encoding heat shock 70 kDa protein BIP2-like, producing MAATRPLLYLGVLLLFLAMAASGAAAFGLPRGVSPAHCANEFLQYHGISQHEKTAIHLGNTKSCIAGYGGRLDPYTAYQFCIPSWVAFTDNGTLVGEAAMSHAAVSPGTAVSGFKRLLGIRQMVKRDAELVPYQFTEQLGRCGIQMETEEGQTMNFLPERVAGILIAELKKMAEARLGREIESALVTVPGHLNDAQRSWVRREAARLHGGLGVAKVVDEQVAAAAAYRLHEKRGDDKVVLVFHLGGRTSHATKFRFKDGTGHLLEERHDAYLGGDDFTGRVVDYFVELIKEKHHRDIRGDEAALRKLRADCETAKKLLSDREGILMNIGSVLGEGADVYEELTRAKFEELNHDLMERAMEIVETVVMGGAPTSVAQSRKDAIDEVILVGGSVRIPMVGQLLEDYFDGRGLIRDEDAVIRGAALLSRPESARYVDECYNGGVSGPLWLAK from the exons ATGGCGGCGACTCGTCCGCTCCTCTACCTCGGCGTTCTGCTCCTTTTCCTGGCCATGG CGGCATCGGGTGCGGCGGCGTTTGGCCTCCCACGAGGCGTGTCGCCTGCGCATTGCGCCAACGAGTTCCTGCAGTACCACGGCATCTCGCAGCACGAAAAGACGGCCATCCACCTCGGCAACACCAAGTCCTGCATCGCCGGCTACGGAGGCCGGCTGGATCCCTACACCGCGTACCAGTTCTGCATCCCCTCCTGGGTTGCCTTCACAGACAACGGCACCCTCGTCGGAGAGGCCGCCATGAGCCACGCCGCCGTCAGCCCCGGGACGGCCGTCTCCGGCTTCAAGCGACTCCTCGGCATCAGGCAA ATGGTGAAGCGAGACGCGGAGCTAGTGCCGTACCAGTTCACCGAACAGCTGGGAAGATGCGGCATTCAGATGGAGACCGAGGAAGGCCAGACGATGAATTTCCTTCCCGAGCGTGTGGCCGGCATCCTAATTGCCGAGCTTAAGAAGATGGCGGAGGCGCGCCTCGGCCGCGAGATCGAGAGCGCGCTTGTCACCGTGCCCGGGCACTTGAACGACGCCCAAAGGAGTTGGGTCAGGAGAGAAGCTGCGCGGTTGCACGGCGGCTTGGGTGTTGCCAAGGTCGTCGACGAGCAGGTCGCGGCGGCCGCGGCATATCGCCTTCACGAGAAGAGGGGCGACGACAAGGTTGTCCTCGTCTTCCATCTCGGTGGCCGCACAAGCCATGCCACAAAGTTCAGGTTCAAGGATGGCACGGGCCATCTCCTCGAGGAACGCCATGATGCCTACCTTGGCG GTGACGACTTCACCGGCAGGGTTGTCGATTATTTCGTGGAGCTGATCAAGGAGAAGCATCACCGGGACATCCGTGGCGACGAGGCCGCTCTCAGGAAGCTGAGGGCAGACTGCGAGACTGCCAAGAAGTTACTGAGCGACCGAGAAGGCATTCTTATGAACATCGGATCGGTTCTCGGCGAGGGCGCAGATGTCTACGAGGAGCTCACGCGGGCTAAGTTCGAGGAGCTGAACCATGACCTCATGGAGAGAGCGATGGAAATAGTGGAGACGGTGGTGATGGGAGGTGCTCCCACTTCCGTGGCGCAGAGCCGCAAGGACGCCATCGACGAGGTCATTCTCGTCGGTGGAAGTGTGAGGATCCCCATGGTTGGGCAGCTCCTGGAGGACTACTTTGATGGCAGGGGGCTAATCAGAGACGAGGACGCAGTGATCCGCGGAGCTGCTCTTCTGTCCCGCCCCGAGTCTGCTAGGTACGTGGACGAATGCTACAATGGAGGTGTCTCGGGGCCTCTCTGGTTGGCAAAATAA
- the LOC123450862 gene encoding aspartic proteinase CDR1-like: MDTRGKGDDDHTNRTFYSAMDFAIVLLLLILSPGMSSCTSCSSSAFEGALEFPLFHTDHPCVQQHRGHPMSTESITETDPDLPIDLIRNDSINNFAFLMPVQLGTPPVWNLVAVDTGSPFCFVQCRPCTLKCNDQEGAGQIFDPKKSKSFRRIGCSAKACRALQSRLRLPFKACMEKEDSCLYSASYGRGSYYSVGKLVADTIAIGRDGKGYSIPSFIFGCSLDIEYDQGEASVFGFGAAPSSFFSQVARVVNYQAFSYCFPSDRKKTGYLSIGDYNRDDSTSYTPLFVAHQRPVFALTLDKVVADGITLITYPSEMMVDTGAKWTVLRSHTFSQLETVITKALRPLGYGRTIVMGPNHMCYEDALFTVFRNWSALPVVQLSFDMGATLTLAPESSFHFTSSHGLCTYFMRDAAIGNGVQLLGNSVTRSIGVTFDFQGGRFAFRDGDC; the protein is encoded by the exons ATGGACACGCGCGGCAAGGGCGACGACGATCACACCAACCGGACCTTCTACT CTGCAATGGATTTTGCCATAGTGTTGCTTCTCTTGATCCTTTCACCAGGAATGTCATCATGCACCAGCTGCTCCTCCTCCGCCTTCG AAGGTGCACTTGAGTTCCCGTTGTTTCACACCGACCACCCATGCGTCCAACAACATCGCGGTCATCCGATGTCAACTGAAAGCATCACTGAAACTGATCCGGACCTGCCAATTGACTTGATACGGAATGACAGCATAAACAACTTTGCCTTTCTAATGCCGGTCCAGCTGGGCACGCCACCGGTCTGGAATCTCGTGGCGGTTGACACTGGATCGCCATTCTGCTTTGTTCAGTGTAGACCATGCACCCTCAAGTGCAACGATCAAGAAGGTGCTGGCCAAATATTCGATCCCAAGAAATCCAAGAGCTTCAGGCGTATCGGGTGCTCGGCGAAAGCCTGCCGGGCACTTCAGTCGCGGCTACGCCTGCCGTTCAAAGCATGCATGGAGAAAGAGGACAGTTGCCTTTACAGTGCCTCCTACGGAAGAGGATCCTACTATTCAGTTGGCAAGCTGGTGGCGGACACGATCGCCATTGGGCGTGATGGCAAGGGATACAGTATTCCCAGCTTCATCTTCGGCTGCAGCTTGGACATCGAGTATGATCAGGGCGAGGCCAGCGTATTCGGGTTCGGTGCCGCGCCGTCTTCCTTCTTCTCACAAGTAGCGCGGGTGGTTAACTATCAGGCATTTAGCTACTgttttccaagtgacagaaagaAGACTGGATATTTGTCCATTGGTGACTACAACCGTGACGATTCTACTTCTTACACCCCCTTGTTCGTGGCTCATCAGCGACCGGTGTTTGCACTGACGCTGGATAAGGTGGTGGCCGATGGGATCACGCTCATCACATACCCCTCAGAAATGATGGTTGACACTGGGGCCAAATGGACAGTGCTGCGGTCACATACCTTCAGCCAACTTGAGACGGTAATCACCAAGGCTCTACGACCTCTGGGATATGGGCGCACCATTGTTATGGGACCAAATCATATGTGCTATGAGGACGCCCTATTCACGGTGTTCCGCAACTGGTCCGCTTTGCCTGTGGTGCAGCTTTCGTTCGATATGGGTGCTACACTTACATTGGCACCCGAGAGCTCATTTCATTTTACTAGCAGTCATGGACTATGCACGTATTTCATGAGAGACGCTGCTATAGGAAATGGTGTGCAGCTGCTGGGGAACTCGGTCACACGGTCCATCGGCGTCACCTTTGATTTCCAAGGAGGTCGATTTGCCTTTCGGGATGGAGACTGCTGA